A genomic stretch from Pempheris klunzingeri isolate RE-2024b chromosome 23, fPemKlu1.hap1, whole genome shotgun sequence includes:
- the vgf gene encoding neurosecretory protein VGF has product MIGYHNASSALTLLVLLAGASFLHLSTPNQINTPGDITTPHRDTPPGLTGSGAWQRKDEERQSIQKEEAAEEEELFKDVDPKTLAAVLLEALNRSQVERKMQGEERNGMEGLAKAEMGEVAKEDAYREVRMMEEAGQDRDGRHELELLMAAQRKEQAKEEEEERKKAQEEEEKMTEKVTSRTTSQTIQIQAEQQPASPDGRGENGQGADPQQGPNSPEQGSNEEEEQLSPEELKSLETMMKEFPRLNTATKREGDSEQNQRESRGYSSYNDIIPVHKGSDLAMSKKKLKWQEETQKALNFPTFRGGNFMDDFEDNNYVGGNTAQSQLPVEQEAMEDDEPGEEEEEEDEEVLSPEEEEARAKAEQEEMRRQAAEAQRAKMEEEKLADIASDMLLRYMVKQNNGNKKYGSSLPNAMEDKRSDEEQEVMEEDDIDPQTIDKLIEISSKLHLPADDVVDIISDVEKKKKKDVPPKMASNWQQPQTPLSSSFSSPSGFSASQIPTSQNSFPISKQSSPAVSLLKTWFQEKSPMKSQDPWSKPAKPLLANQKLWLNPQKAQSIKQDLWLKSPKSVWTGNRFYHYTYPSYYQRKPYPDYYSIYFPPPPRPKPRYYVPKPAHTLNNFLGNSVDDTYSFSPKRRYYSWVQPRLRKPPAGLEQKPYYTSYPLPLYPHSFQPVPIPKPRSPPRMPVIPPQQFYYSAPSPQQNYHVAGKQPDSSNHDNLERYIQQILLKRPQMLD; this is encoded by the coding sequence ATGATCGGGTACCACAATGCCTCAAGTGCCCTTaccctcctggtcctcctggcAGGGGCTTCCTTCCTTCATCTATCCACTCCCAACCAAATCAACACCCCTGGAGACATCACTACCCCACACAGAGATACTCCTCCTGGCCTGACGGGGTCTGGTGCCTGGCAAAGAAAGGACGAGGAGAGACAATCGATTCAGAAAGaagaggcagcagaggaagaggagctctTTAAAGATGTGGATCCCAAAACACTAGCAGCAGTTTTACTGGAGGCACTGAATCGCTCACAGGTAGAGAGGAAGATGCAGGGAGAGGAGCGTAATGGGATGGAGGGACTGGCGAAGGCTGAGATGGGGGAGGTTGCAAAAGAAGACGCGTACAGAGAAGTGAGAATGATGGAGGAAGCAGGCCAAGACAGAGATGGGCGACATGAGTTAGAGCTGCTGATGGCTGCACAGAGGAAGGAACAGgcgaaagaggaggaagaagagaggaagaaagctcaggaagaagaggagaagatgaCAGAGAAGGTGACGAGTCGTACCACAAGCCAGACAATCCAGATccaagcagagcagcagccagccagtCCAGATGGAAGAGGGGAGAATGGGCAGGGCGCTGACCCCCAGCAGGGACCAAACAGCCCCGAGCAAGGCAgcaatgaggaggaggagcagctcagccctgaggagctgaagagccTCGAGACCATGATGAAGGAGTTCCCTCGTTTGAACACAGCGACTAAGAGGGAGGGCGATTCAGAGCaaaaccagagagagagcagaggctACAGCAGCTACAATGACATCATACCAGTCCACAAAGGTAGTGATCTGGCCATGTCCAAGAAGAAACTGAAGTGGCAAGAGGAGACGCAGAAAGCCCTGAACTTCCCAACATTCAGGGGAGGCAATTTTATGGATGACTTTGAGGACAATAATTATGTTGGCGGTAATACAGCACAGTCCCAGCTTCCAGTAGAGCAGGAGGCGATGGAAGATGATGAAccaggggaggaagaggaggaggaagatgaggaggtgTTGAgtcctgaggaggaggaggctcggGCTAAAGCTGagcaggaggagatgaggaggcaGGCAGCCGAGGCACAGAGAGccaagatggaggaggagaagttggCCGACATTGCCTCAGACATGCTGCTGCGTTACATGGTCAAACAGAACAATGGGAACAAGAAGTACGGCTCATCTCTGCCCAATGCCATGGAGGACAAGAGGTCAGATGAGGAACAagaagtgatggaggaggacgaCATCGATCCGCAGACCATTGACAAGCTGATTGAGATCTCCAGCAAGCTCCACCTACCAGCTGACGACGTGGTGGATATTATCAGTGAcgtggagaagaaaaagaagaaagatgtGCCACCAAAAATGGCATCTAATTGGCAGCAACCTCAAACTCCACTGTCTTCTTCATTCTCATCTCCCAGTGGTTTCTCAGCATCACAGATTCCAACCAGTCAAAATAGCTTTCCCATCTCCAAACAGTCCTCTCCAGCTGTCAGTCTCCTCAAAACATGGTTCCAGGAGAAATCCCCAATGAAGTCACAGGATCCCTGGAGCAAACCTGCAAAGCCTCTGCTAGCCAATCAAAAACTTTGGCTGAATCCACAAAAGGCTCAGTCAATCAAACAGGATCTGTGGCTCAAATCCCCCAAGTCTGTTTGGACTGGCAACCGTTTTTACCACTACACATACCCATCTTACTACCAGAGAAAGCCCTACCCAGACTACTACTCCATCTATTTTCCTCCTCCCCCAAGACCAAAACCCCGTTACTATGTCCCCAAACCTGCTCACACTCTCAACAACTTCCTGGGCAATTCTGTGGATGACACCTACAGCTTCTCTCCCAAACGCCGTTACTACAGCTGGGTCCAGCCGCGGCTGAGAAAGCCCCCTGCAGGCCTCGAACAGAAGCCTTATTACACCAGCTACCCCCTCCCATTGTACCCTCACTCATTTCAGCCAGTACCCATCCCCAAGCCACGCTCCCCTCCCCGAATGCCTGTGATCCCCCCTCAGCAGTTTTATTACTCAGCCCCATCACCCCAACAAAATTACCACGTGGCTGGAAAGCAGCCAGACAGCAGCAACCACGACAATCTGGAGAGGTACATACAGCAGATCCTCTTGAAGAGGCCGCAAATGTTGGACTGA
- the snapc2 gene encoding snRNA-activating protein complex subunit 2, whose product MKPPPRKRTKPDRNLKPEPAATKPSPGKLAWRWHRAERRKLRDALKRLSRTAGGHGDIDYAFLRKYVSTRSIPEIHTVVESLKDKVMSWTNFKLRRTKWEEENARKPVEVWAHMAASVAGTLEESISTAFSQMLMVSSTEPSTLRNCDPPQVCRPSTDRPVGRTVSLRPVPHLPVQAVRPGTDTARSFLVPKTSAPTTGPAKTLLPPPQLVRVPNSQQPQPSTTAGTSPAANAASQFTDTSCQKGAAKLLGAPSTFFQPALQTATPVVRLVIPGSRSVIETAQQLPEQHPTINPITCTSKSISSSPRTHLPSSATSLTPGPHTAPPSVASSSSVTASCSSTHATNGRTSKNTTKDNPRQCGVKCIVDFERIYRYLSVIHKQNEECHLTPMESAIVLDLLMSLPEELPLLDCNKLRKHLIEVFQCLSSPADSKAARESVKDLTGGLCALPEAERGSTAKGQQAGVGTADSPGVMHSGGKKLQPNEAESQSSGNENTSSQSRDTDVVGRCPPLNPFMVPLKLLARRQVEVRNVQNKCGMTL is encoded by the exons ATGAAGCCGCCTCCTCGAAAGCGAACTAAACCAGACCGCAACCTGAAACCCGAACCGGCAGCGACCAAACCGAGTCCCGGTAAGCTGGCCTGGAGGTGGCATCGAGCGGAGCGGAGGAAGCTCCGGGACGCCCTGAAGAGGCTCAGCAGGACCGCGGGGGGGCACGGAGACATCGACTATGCTTTCCTGAGAAAATACGTGTCTACTCGGTCCATTCCAGAG aTCCACACCGTGGTAGAATCTCTGAAGGACAAAGTGATGTCATGGACGAACTTCAAGCTGAGGAGGACAAAATGGGAGGAGGAGAACGCAAGAAAGCCTGTTGAGGTGTGGGCACACATGGCTGCTTCTGTGGCTGGAACCCTTGAGGAATCCATTTCCACAGCTTTCTCCCAG ATGCTGATGGTGTCCTCCACAGAGCCGAGCACCCTGAGGAACTGTGACCCTCCCCAGGTCTGCAGACCAAGCACAGACAGGCCTGTTGGTCGCACCGTGTCTCTGAGACCAGTGCCTCATTTGCCGGTCCAAG ctGTGCGTCCTGGCACCGACACGGCCCGTTCTTTCCTGGTACCAAAGACTTCAGCACCAACCACGGGCCCAGCCAAAACACTCCTCCCACCACCCCAACTGGTTAGAGTGCCAAACAGCCAACAGCCACAGCCCTCTACCACAGCTGGAACCTCACCTGCTGCCAACGCTGCCTCTCAGTTTACTGATACGTCCTGCCAGAAGGGTGCAGCAAAGTTACTCGGTGCACCCTCTACGTTCTTTCAGCCTGCCTTACAGACTGCGACCCCAGTTGTGAGACTAGTCATACCCGGTTCTAGGTCTGTGATCGAGACTGCCCAGCAGCTCCCAGAACAACATCCCACCATCAACCCCATCACCTGTACTTCAAAGTCCATTTCATCCAGTCCTCGCACGCACCTGCCCTCCTCTGCCACCAGTCTAACTCCAGGCCCCCATACGGCACCACCCTCTGTCGCCTCTTCCAGTTCAGTCACTGCTAGCTGCTCCTCTACTCACGCCACGAATGGTCGCACCAGCAAAAACACCACTAAAGACAATCCCAGGCAGTGCGGCGTCAAGTGCATAGTGGACTTTGAGAGGATCTATCGCTACTTGAGTGTCATCCACAAGCAGAATGAGGAGTGTCATCTCACCCCCATGG AGAGTgctattgtgttggatctgttGATGTCTCTCCCAGAGGAGCTTCCCTTGCTGGACTGCAACAAACTGCGCAAACATCTAATTGAG gTGTTCCAGTGCCTCTCATCCCCTGCTGACTCCAAGGCTGCAAGAGAGAGCGTTAAAGACCTGACGGGGGGGCTCTGTGCTCTtccagaggcagagaggggcaGCACAGCGAAGGGTCAGCAGGCCGGCGTTGGGACTGCTGACAGCCCTGGTGTCATGCACAGTGGAGGGAAGAAACTGCAGCCAAATGAAGCCGAGAGCCAATCATCAGGGAACGAGAACACGTCCAGCCAATCAAGGGACACAGATGTGGTGGGACGCTGCCCCCCCCTCAACCCCTTTATGGTGCCACTGAAACTTTTGGCACGCAGACAGGTCGAAGTTCGAAACGTACAAAACAAATGTGGAATGACTTTATGA